The genomic interval CGACTCGGTGCCGGAGGACATCCGTACGACGGTTCGCAACAATGGCGGCGGTTACGCGAACCACGCGCTGTTCTGGGAGATCATGGGCCCGAACGGCGGTGGTGAGCCGTCCGGCGCACTTGGCGACGCGATCAAGAGCAAGTTCGGCAGCTTCGACGAGTTCAAGAAGAAGGTCTCGGCTGCAGGCGCCGGTCAGTTCGGCAGCGGTTGGGCGTGGCTGGTGGTGGACGGCAGCGGCAACCTCGACGTCTACTCCACGCCCAACCAGGACAGCCCCTACATGAAGGGGCACACGCCGATCCTCGGCGTCGACGTCTGGGAGCACGCGTACTACCTGAAGTACCAGAACCGCCGCCCCGATTACCTCGAGGCGTGGTGGGGCACGGTCAACTGGGATGCAGTCGCGAAGCGTTACGACGCCGCGAAGAAGCAGGCTGGGTGATCCTTTCCGCGCGCAGCACGCTCAACGCGGCGGCTGCAGCGGACGGGTGTCAGGCGGGCCGGTTCCCGACGGGGTGCCGGCCCGTTCGCGTACCGGCACGAACAGCGTGCTCTCCTCCCCTCCGAAGCTGCCGATCAGCGCTCGTGCCTGCTCGCCGAGCAGCCAGCCGGCCAGCATGCGCGCCGCGCTGCTGTCCGGCGCCGCGGCGACCCGCATGACGGAGTACACGTTGCGCAGCCGGGCGTCGCCGGACACGAGTGGCTCGAGGGAAAGTCCGTCCCCGAGCATGACGAGCGTCGCGCTGTCCGTCAGCAGGTACGCGCCTCGCTCGTCGGCAATGCGCAGCGCATCCGCCATCCCCACACCGGCCCGGATGTAGCGGCCACCCGCCGGCGGCTCGACGCCGGCATCCGCCCACAGCCGGAGCTCCCGCAGGTTGGTCCCACTGCGATCGTCGCGCGAAACGAACCGCGCGCCCGCGTCCGCGATGCGGTCGAAGGCGGCCGCGGCGTCGGTCATGCCGCGAATCCCCGCGGGGTCGGCTGTCGGCCCCGCGACGACGAAGGAGTTGTACATCAGCTCCTGCCGGTCCAGGACGATTCCATCCGCGAGTGCCTGCTGCTCCACCTCCGGTGCGTGCGTAAGCAGCACGTCCGCCAGGCCGCGGCGCGCGTGCTCGAGCGCTTCACCCGTACCGCTCACGGTCACGCGCAGGTGCAGCTCCGGGTGGGCCGCGCGGAACGCCCGCGCCAGTGAATCGAGAAGGCCACTGTCTTCCAGCGTGTGCGTCGCTGCCAGCACGACCGTGCGCCGTGCATCAGGGTCTGCATCGGCACAGGCGGTGAGCTGCGCGCACAGCAGGAGCGCCGCGAGTGCACGGCCGGCACGGTACGGGCAGCGCGCGGCATGGCGAGTACCCGGTGGCAGCGAGCGTGAAAGCATGTTCGTCAGGGTCCCGGGCTCATGGAGCGGCCGCCGTCCCAGCGCG from Longimicrobiales bacterium carries:
- a CDS encoding superoxide dismutase — its product is DARTMEIHHDKHHAAYTNKLNEALEKHANLQSKSIEEILRSIDSVPEDIRTTVRNNGGGYANHALFWEIMGPNGGGEPSGALGDAIKSKFGSFDEFKKKVSAAGAGQFGSGWAWLVVDGSGNLDVYSTPNQDSPYMKGHTPILGVDVWEHAYYLKYQNRRPDYLEAWWGTVNWDAVAKRYDAAKKQAG
- a CDS encoding substrate-binding domain-containing protein, with translation MLSRSLPPGTRHAARCPYRAGRALAALLLCAQLTACADADPDARRTVVLAATHTLEDSGLLDSLARAFRAAHPELHLRVTVSGTGEALEHARRGLADVLLTHAPEVEQQALADGIVLDRQELMYNSFVVAGPTADPAGIRGMTDAAAAFDRIADAGARFVSRDDRSGTNLRELRLWADAGVEPPAGGRYIRAGVGMADALRIADERGAYLLTDSATLVMLGDGLSLEPLVSGDARLRNVYSVMRVAAAPDSSAARMLAGWLLGEQARALIGSFGGEESTLFVPVRERAGTPSGTGPPDTRPLQPPR